In Toxotes jaculatrix isolate fToxJac2 chromosome 20, fToxJac2.pri, whole genome shotgun sequence, the following proteins share a genomic window:
- the ssr1 gene encoding translocon-associated protein subunit alpha, with protein MLKFLPKLLLLALLSFPAAILIKGPVVSAQDLTEDEEAEAVDEDVVDDVTAEDEDDEAEVEDDDNAELTEEKEDEEEEALVGEMKASPNADTTILFVKGEDFPANNIVKFLLGFTNKGSENFIVESLDASFRYPQDYQFYIQNFTALQLGTVVPPSRQATFEYSFIPAEPMGGRPFGLVINLNYKDSSGNIFQDAVFNQTVTITEKEDGLDGETIFMYVFLSGLGLLVIVGLHQLLESRKRRRPAPKVEMGTSSHNDVDLSWIPQETLNQINKASPRRSPRKRSQKRSAGSDE; from the exons atgttgaaatttctACCCAAACTGCTGTTGTTAGCGCTGTTATCCTTCCCGGCGGCTATCCTCATCAAAG GGCCGGTGGTCAGTGCCCAGGATCTGACTGAGGACGAGGAGGCTGAGGCTGTGGATGAAGATGTTGTGGATGATGTGACagcagaggatgaggatgacGAGGCAGAAGTGGAAGACGATGATAATGCGGAATTG acagaagaaaaagaagatgaagaggaggaagcgTTGGTTGGAGAGATGAAGGCTTCCCCGAATGCTGATACCACCATCCTGTTTGTCAAAGGAGAAG ACTTCCCAGCCAACAACATTGTCAAGTTCCTGCTTGGCTTCACCAACAAGGGATCAGAGAACTTCATCGTGGAGTCTCTGGATGCTTCTTTCCGTTACCCACAG GATTACCAGTTCTACATCCAGAACTTCACCGCTCTGCAGCTCGGCACTGTGGTTCCCCCCAGCAGACAGGCCACCTTCGAATACTCCTTCATCCCCGCTGAGCCGATGGGAGGGCGGCCATTTGGGCTCGTCATCAACCTCAACTACAAGGACAGCAGC ggaAACATTTTCCAGGATGCCGTGTTCAACCAGACCGTCACCATCACTGAGAAAGAAGACGGATTAGACGGAGAGAC GATCTTCATGTACGTCTTCCTGTCAGGCCTCGGGCTGCTGGTCATTGTAGGCCTTCACCAGCTGCTGGAGTCCAGAAAG AGGAGGCGTCCGGCTCCAAAGGTGGAAATGGGAACTTCGAGCCACAACGACGTCGACCTGAGCTGGATCCCCCAGGAAACACTCAACCAGATCA ACAAAGCATCTCCAAGACGATCTCCTCGCAAAAGGAGCCAGAAGCGCTCGGCCGGCTCAGACGAGTGA
- the LOC121200462 gene encoding sialoadhesin-like gives MAMVSLLLSILSVSGALAQCSRNPDLFITAPQKMEALRGSCLQIPCTFRPESEGFDSNRASFGVWIKNDSRFDQNRDNVIFNGTGTVNKYAANITGNLSQKNCTTLFSSLTTANTDSYFFRIENERFKATASCHPVQINVRDSAPSPRIHISGDQKENESVGITCSAVSPCPQSPPTLSWTLRHESQNKLEQNTDGTFTVKIQETITLSDKDDGRSISCSAMYPVNEGTGVSPAEGKVTLSVSYVPKDTSASISPSGGVSAGTRVNLTCSSRANPPISRFTWFKQTTGGSINVSERDIYSFNATDEGVYFCVATNALGNQTSPTIRLNFNDSAPSPRIHISGSDDLKENESVGITCSAVSPCPHSPPTLNWTLRHESQNKLEQNTDGTFTVKIQETITLSDKDDGRSISCSAMYPVNEGTGVSPAEGKVTLSVSYAPKDTSASISPSGVVSAGNLTCSSRANPPISRFTWFKQIPGGSINVSEDGVYGFNATDEGVYFCVATNALGNQTSPTIRLNLNGSADGRWEPVLGGIFGIILLVCLGLWVWRLKMHPAAQKTQSQTAEELPAEDSARKTEEENIHYGEINFSRLRPEPSSVSLQDSGQQQDTVYAQVNVSQTGKRPTQTADGPEDIYSQVKKK, from the exons ATGGCGATGGTCAGCTTGTTACTGAGCATCCTCTCTGTTTCAG GAGCTTTGGCTCAATGTTCCAGGAATCCAGACCTCTTCATTACTGCACCACAGAAGATGGAAGCACTGAGAGGATCTTGTTTGCAAATCCCATGTACCTTTAGACCTGAATCTGAAGGCTTTGACAGTAACAGAGCTTCCTTTGGAGTGTGGATTAAAAACGACTCCAGATTTGACCAGAATCGGGACAACGTGATTTTCAATGGTACTGGGACAGTGAACAAATATGCAGCAAACATCACTGGAAACCTGAGTCAGAAAAACTGCACCACTCTGTTTTCCAGTTTAACCACAGCTAACACAGACAGTTACTTCTTCAGAATCGAGAACGAGCGGTTCAAGGCGACAGCTTCGTGTCACCCTGTTCAAATAAATGTTCGAG ATTCTGCTCCGAGCCCCAGGATTCACATCTCAGGTGATCAGAAGGAGAATGAGTCTGTGGGTATCACCTGCTCAgctgtctctccctgtccacAGTCCCCTCCCACACTCTCCTGGACTCTCCGACATGAGTCTCAGAACAAACTGGAGCAAAACACAGATGGAACCTTTACAGTTAAAATCCAGGAGACCATCACTCTGTCAGACAAAGATGATGGACGCAGCATCTCCTGCTCTGCCATGTATCCTGTGAATGAAGGGACAGGTGTctcaccagcagagggcaaagTGACTCTCAGTGTCTCAT ATGTCCCCAAGGACACCTCagcatccatcagtccatcaggTGGGGTGTCAGCAGGTACCCGGGTGAACCTGACCTGCTCCAGCAGAGCCAATCCTCCCATCAGCCGCTTCACCTGGTTCAAGCAGACCACAGGTGGATCCATCAATGTATCTGAACGAGACATTTACAGTTTCAACGCCACAGATGAAGGAGTTTATTTCTGCGTGGCCACCAACGCCCTCGGTAATCAGACGTCACCAACGATCCGTCTGAATTTTAACG ATTCTGCTCCGAGCCCCAGGATTCACATCTCAGGATCTGATGATCTGAAGGAGAATGAGTCTGTGGGTATCACCTGCTCAgctgtctctccctgtccacACTCCCCTCCCACACTCAACTGGACTCTTAGACATGAGTCTCAGAACAAACTGGAGCAAAACACAGATGGAACCTTTACAGTTAAAATCCAGGAGACCATCACTCTGTCAGACAAAGATGATGGACGCAGCATCTCCTGCTCTGCCATGTATCCTGTGAATGAAGGGACAGGTGTctcaccagcagagggcaaagTGACTCTCAGTGTCTCAT ATGCCCCCAAGGACACCTCagcatccatcagtccatcaggTGTGGTGTCAGCAGGTAACCTGACCTGCTCCAGCAGAGCCAATCCTCCCATCAGCCGATTCACCTGGTTCAAGCAGATCCCAGGTGGATCCATCAATGTATCTGAAGATGGCGTTTATGGTTTCAACGCCACAGATGAAGGAGTTTATTTCTGCGTGGCCACCAACGCCCTCGGTAATCAGACGTCACCAACGATCCGTCTGAATCTGAACG GTTCAGCTGATGGTAGATGGGAACCAGTTCTTGGAGGAATCTTTGGCATCATCCTTCTCGTCTGCCTGGGTCTCTGGGTTTG GCGTTTAAAGATGCATCCAGCTGCACAGAAGACTCAG agtcAAACAGCTGAAGAGCTGCCCGCTGAAGACTCAGCCcggaaaacagaggaggagaacatCCACTACGGAGAGATCAACTTCTCCAGGCTGAGACCTGAACCGTCCTCTGTCTCGCTGCAGGACAgtggacagcagcaggacacggTGTATGCACAGGTCAACGTGTCCCAGACAGGAAAGAGACCCACACAGACCGCTGACGGCCCAGAGGACATCTACTCTCAAGTGAAGAAAAAATGA
- the LOC121200363 gene encoding protein NLRC3-like isoform X2, whose protein sequence is MKPEAEAGLTEGQKVSVSVMEDEDRPESPGPICPSVKSDQSRGFLLDFSNEPGPSDTKGQDQRLRPGSPGSICPSMNSDRSKREPLFFSNEPGPSGTKGKKRTGVSVDQQLSCCALCQDVLKDPVSTSCGHWFCRQCISSYWDQPGPSGDSPCPQCGKRPRSGPGPQTASQSSSVQTDGGLQEGLDEHKISLRRRCERVTEGTDQTGSGTLLNRIYTELYITEGQSEEVNTQHEVKQLETVSKMKTLHDAPIRCHQIFKALPEQQRRIRVVLTNGVAGVGKTFSVQKFSLDWAEGSENQDVSLLVLLSFRELNLVRDEQYSLLRLLHVFHPTLQKVPAEKLAVWKVLFIFDGLDESRLSLDFSSREVVSDVTQESSVNVLLTNLIRGNLLPSALVWITSRPAAANQIPPTCVDRVTEIRGFTDAQKEEYFRRRSSDEELSSRIISHIKTSRSLHIMCQIPVFCWISATVLEHMLTTEQRGELPKTLTDLYSHFLLVQTNRKKHKYDGGHETSPRELMEADRDVLLKLGRLAFEHLETGNIMFYQEDLERCGLDVTEASVYSGVCTQIFKRESVIFQKTVYCFVHLSIQEFLAAVYMFHCVTNRKREVLKDFLGNYYKPNDPSLEAFLIGATEKSFKSKNGHLDLFVRLLHGLCLESNQRLLGGLLGQTETSPETIQRAINNLKDIKTKVSPDRSINIFHCLMEMNDLSVHQEIQEFLKSENRSKKELSEVHCSALAYMLQMSEEVLDELDLNKYKTSEEGQLRLIPAVRNCRKARLPGCGLSQTHCEVLVSALKSNPSHLRELDLSENIDLQDSVGKLLSAGLESPNCRLETLRWKW, encoded by the exons ATGAAACCtgaggctgaggcagg actgactgagggTCAGAAGgtgagtgtttctgtgatgGAAGACGAGGACAGACCAGAGTCTCCAGGacccatctgtccatctgtgaaGAGTGACCAGTCCAGAGGATTTCTTCtagacttcagtaatgaacctggaccctcagacacaaa aggtCAGGACCAGAGACTGAGACCAGGGTCTCCAGGATCCATCTGTCCCTCTATGAACAGTGACCGGTCCAAACGTGAACCTCTAttcttcagtaatgaacctggaccctcaggcACAAA agggaagaagaggacaggTGTCTCTGTGGACCAGCAGCTGtcctgctgtgctttgtgtcaGGACGTCCTGAAGGATCCAGTCTCTACCAGCTGTGGACACTGGTTCTGCAGACAGTGCATCAGCTCATACTGGGACCAGCCTGGTCCATCAGGAGACTCCCCCTGTCCCCAGTGTGGAAAAAGACCCAGATCAGGACCTGGACCGCAGACAGCcagtcagagcagctctgtacaaa CAGATGGTGGTCTGCAGGAGggtttagatgaacataagatcagtctgaggaggagatgtgaacgtgtgactgaaggaactgatcaaacaggaagtggaaccctcctcaacaggatctacactgagctctacatcacagagggacagagtgaagaggttaatacccaacatgaggtgaaGCAGCTGGAGACTGTTTCCAAGATGAAGACCCTCCATGACGCTCCAATCAGGTGCCACCaaatctttaaagccttacctgagcaacagagacgcatcagagtcgTCCTGACCAACGGCGTCgctggcgttggaaaaaccttctcagtgcagaagttcagtCTGGACTGGGCCGAGGGCTCGGAAAACCAAGACGtgagtctgctggttctgctttcgttcagggagctgaacttGGTCagagatgagcagtacagtctcctcaggctgctccatgttttccatccaacattacaGAAGGTcccagcagagaagctcgctgtctgGAAAGtcttgttcatctttgacggcctggatgaaagcagactttcactggatttcagcagcagggaggtCGTGTCTGACGTCACACAGGAGTCATCGgtcaacgtgctgctgacaaacctcatccgggggaatctgcttccctcggctctggtctggataacttcccgaccgGCGGcggccaatcagatccctcctacGTGTGTGGACAGGGTAACAGAAATACGAGGCTTCACCgacgcccagaaggaggagtacttcaggaggagatccagtgatgaagagctgtccagcagaatcatctcacacatcaagacgtccaggagcctccacatcatgtgtcagatcccagtcttctgctggatctctgctacagttctggagcacatgttgaccacagagcagagaggagagctgcccaagaccctgactgacctgtactcacacttcctgctggttcagacaaacaggaagaagcacaagtatgatggaGGACATGAGACCAGTCCACGGGAGCTGATGGAGGCTGACAGGGacgttcttctgaagctggggaggctggcgtttgaacatctggagacaggaaacatcatgttctaccaagaagacctggagcggtgtggtcttgatgtcacagaggcctcggtttactcaggagtttgtacacaGATCttcaaaagagagagtgtgatcttccagaaaactgtctactgctttgttcatctgagcattcaggagtttctggctgcagtctacatgttccactgtgtcaccaacaggaagagagaggtaCTGAAGGACTTCCTGGGAAACTACTACAAGCCCAATGACCCATCTCTGGAGGCCTTCCTGATTGGAGCCACGGAGAAATCCttcaaaagtaaaaatggccacctggacctgtttgttcgcttacTTCATGGCCTCtgtctggagtccaaccagagactcttaggaggcctgctgggtcagacagagaccaGTCCAGAGaccatccagagagccatcaacaacctgaaggacATCAAGACAAAagtctctcctgacagaagcatcaacatcttccactgtctgatggagatgaacgacctctcagtacatcaggagatccaagagttcctgaagtcagagaacagatcaaaGAAGGAACTCTCTGAGGTCCACTGCTCAGCTCTGGCCTACAtgctgcagatgtcagaggaggttctggatgagttggacctgaacaagtacaagacatcagaggagggacaaCTGAGGTTGATTCCAGCTGtgaggaactgcagaaaggctcg ACTTCCTGGCTGTGGACTCTCACAGACTCACTGTGAAgttctggtctcagctctgaagtccaacccctcccatctgagagaactggacctgagtgaaaacattGATCTGCAAGATTCTGTAGgaaagctgctgtctgctggactggagagtccaaactgtagactggagactctgag ATGGAAGTGGTGA